The sequence GCTCGGGTATGGCCTCTCTGAATTTGGCGCAGAGGCACTGAAGGGGAAAGGTGATGTCAGAATCAGTAATATGTGTACCGTCTTTGCCGAGTCAGAGGTGATTTCGCTCAAGAACCATGGGACACTCCCTGCTGATATTGCCAAGGCAGTGCATATCTCAGTTATTGAGCGGCTGGTGGCTATGCTTGCCCGTGTCGGATACGAAGACACCGTAGTCTTTACAGGAGGGGTGGCAAAGAATCCGGCTGCTGTAAATCTCCTGAAAGAAAGACTGGATATAAGAATACTGCTTCCGGAGCCTCCGGATATTGTCGGCGCACTCGGCGCTGCGCTTTATGGAACCTGATGATAAGGATGTGCTTATGATTGACAGCTCAATAATGCTTGATGATACTACCTTTGCGAAAGAGATGCTTGCAAAGCCATCGTTATCAAATGCTGACATGGTATTCGTTCTTCGCAATCTGCTTCGGATGAAATACTATCCTGTTGCAGTAAAGTTCTTCTTTGATCAGGATGAACTCAAGATTTTTAAGCTAAATACCGAATTCAAGGGGTCGGCCCATCCGTTTACTTTTTGTCACTATCTTGCTGCCTCGCGTCAGAGAGGTGATATCCTGCTGACTGAGGCAAGGGGGATAGGATGTACAAATGCTCAGTATGTATTTGGCTGGCGGGAGTTCGATGAATCGGAAATCAAAAGCCATCAGAAATATGCGAAGGACAAGGCCCAGGCCGAGCGGATAGCGAGAAATAAAAAGCGATTAGGGCAAAGGCTTCTTGCTATTGCAACTGCGCCACTCCATAAAGCGTCTTATGTTCCTGATGTGATGCATGGGGTTTGCGATGTGCTGCAATCCTATCACTTGGGCAATGACTGGTCAGCAGCAATGGATACCTTTCCGTTTGAGATGACAATGACTGCGAACAGCTCTGCATGTCACGGGGCTGTGTCTGTTTTCTTGAATAACAGGCCTAACATTACACCCATGTGCAGCGGTAGCTACACAGCAGGAAAGACAGAGCAGGGCGAACTCAACTGGATTTGGCCAGGAGATCAGCTTGAGCCTACTGTAAGATGGATGCTTGAACGCACAGTGCGAGACAAAGGGGTGTCTTTCCCTCGCACGGGGGAAACATATCCCGGCTTTAATATGTGCAAACTCTGTCCGTTTCTTGTTTGGACAAAACCAAAAGAATAACGCAAGGAGATATCATGAATACAATGCATAGGAAGGTTGCCGGTTATCTGTTGTTCTGCCTGCTCGCTCTCGTTTCTCAGGCAGCAGCGGATTACAGCCTCATTGATACAGCTCAACTAAAGGCAATGTTCGACGCCAAGAAAGATTTTACACTTGTAGATGCACGGACAAAGGAAGAGTATGATGAGGCCCACATTGTGAAGGCCATTAATGTATCGGAAAAAGGCTTTGAGTCTTCGTCATCTCAATTACCTTCCGACAAGAACGCTCTCCTCGTCATATACTGTAACGGTGTCAAGTGCGGGAAGAGCAAAAAGGTCGCTGCCAAGACAACGGCCGCGGGATATACAAACATCACAATCTATGCTGATGGGTTCCCCGTATGGGAAGAAAAGGCATTGCCCATAACCGCAGGGCCTGATTATAGTAAGAAAATTGAAACAACCAAGCTCAAACCGGCAGAGCTGAAACAGATGATCGACAGTAGTGCAAAGGACTTAGTTATTGTGGATGTTCGGGATGAGTCTGAATATCGAGAAGGGCATATCCCCACTGCCATAAACATTCCGGTGGAAACTTTTGCAGCGAAGTCGGAAGTTCTGCCAAAGGAGAAGAAGATCATCGTTTACTGTAATACTGGCGGGAGGAGTTATACTGCATATAGAAAGCTGATGAAGCTGGCTTATCCGAATATATATCAGACAATCTTTGCTGACTGGAAAGAGGCAGGGCAGCAGGTAGAGAAATAGGAGGTTAACATGGTAATCGACGCAAGAGATCAGGGCTGTCCGAAACCGGTTATGATGGCAGAAGAAGCCCTTTCGAAAATCAAAGAAGGCATTATCGAGGTTATTGTTGATAATGAAGGTTCGGCGGATAACCTTGCATGGTTTGCAAAAAACCATGCTTTCTTTTCCGAGACAATCAGAGACGGCAACGACTGGCGCGTGAAGATAGTGAAAGGTTATGCATGCGCGCCCACAGCTGCGACCGAAAAAGCACAGGCGTCTGAGAAAACCTTATTTCTTGTGGTAGGTACAGATACGATGGGAAAGGAAGAAGAGCTTGGCAAGATTCTCATGAAAGCCTATTTTGAGACCATGAAGACCTACAAGCAGATTCCGCACACAATCTTTTTTCTGAACGCCGGCGTGAAACTTACCACTACCAATGCCGACATCTATCCGATTCTGAAAGAGATCGAGGCTATGGGTGTTGAAATGTATTCTTGCGGAACCTGCCTTAAGCATTACAACCTTGAGGGCGAGTTGAAGGTTGGACACAGAGGAACAACAAACCATATCGTAGAGGGCATGAAGGATTTTGATAAGACCGTATGGATTTAGCATCTTTAGAACGTCTTGCTGTTTTGCGGCATAGTAGGAGCGCAGTCAGCTTATCCAGTTGAAAAAAATGCATGCAATAGTGCTTCATAGGTGATATGGACATCTATCAGCTTCAGGTCTTCTCTTCGGTATACAGGCTTCGCAGTTTTTCAAGGGCCTCGGAAGAACTCCATATCACCCAACCTGCAGTCAGCATGCATATCAAGAGGCTTGAAGAGGATCTTGGTATAAGGCTCTTTGATCGCTCAGGCCAAAAGACTATTCCAACAAAAGAGGCGGTCGTTCTCCATGAGCGTGCAGAGGAGCTCATAAGTAAGCTCAATGACATAAAAGACGACCTTAGACAAGAGAAATCCGATATAGAAGGCCTCCTGACCATAGGAACAAGCAGTTCAACCGGCGCCTATATGATCCCCTTTATCGCTGCCGAGTTTCAAAAACTCCATCCGAAGGTTTTTTTTCAGCTGGTTGTAAAGGGCGCCCCTGAAATCTATCGCCGCCTGATAAGCGGAGAGCTCCCTGTGGGCGTGGTCGAGGACAAGAAAGAGCGCGAAGGGATAGTTGTGCAGCATTCGATTATAGATGAAATGGTGCTTGTAGCTGCGCCTGAGCAGATCAAGAAGAAGGTAATAACCCCACTGGGTATCTTTCGCATCCCGCTTCTTATGCGGGAGGACGACTCGGACGCCCGAAAGAGCATGGAGAAGCAGCATATGCTGCATAATATAGCTCTCAAGGGGCTCAATGTTGTGGCGATACTCGGTTCCACCGATTCTCTGAAGGAGGCTGTCAAGGCAGGACTTGGAGCTGCGATCATCTCAAGGTTTGCAGTAAAAGGAGACCTTGAGGCAGGGCTCCTGGAGGAAATTCGCATCCGCGGCGTGAAAATGAAAAGACCCCTATATGTAGTTTCGAACAAGAATAGAACCCTGCCTCGAATCTACCAGTCCTTTCTTTTATATCTCAAGGATAAACTTCCTTCTTCCTGATATCAAAAACCTATAAGCACCGATTATAGCTTTTGCCTTTCACTATTAATATTTACAATTAGACTGCAATTTTCTCCAGCCGTTATTATATAAAGACTCTTTATAACCTACGTTAAGCAAAAAAAGGCTGTCATTCCGGCAGTCCTTAACCCGGAATCCAGCGTTTTAAAGATATTTGGATACCGGATCAAGTCCTGTATTACGAAAAAACAATTTATATGCTGATTCTAAATAGCAAAAAGGGAGAGATATTATGAAAAGATCGAATGTGTTGATACTAATGTGTATAGCTTGTGCCATTGCGCTGTTTAGCTCTGTCGCCTTTGCAAAGGAAAGACAGGGCACGGTGACAATTCAGATGAATGTAAATGCCCCTGCTGATGCAAAGAATGTGCGTGTCTGGATTCCCTATCCTATGTCCGACAGGAATCAGGACATAACAAACGTGAGCGTATCCGGCAATTACGCGGCATCAGCGGTTTACAGCGAGCCCAAAAGCAAAAGCGCTATGCTTTATGCGGAATGGAAAGAGCCGGCAAAGGATAGGACCCTGATATATACATTTACAGCAAAACGCAGTGAAGTGATAATGAAAGATATACCGAAGAAAGAACTGCCGCTTTCAACAGAGGAATTCAAGACCTACCTTGACAACTCCTGGCTCGGCGCTTCAGAACCGAAGGTAAAGGCCGAGGCCGCAAAGATCATAAAAGGCAAAAAGACTACACAGGCCAAGGCCAGGGCGATTTATGACTGGGTGGTCGATAATATGAGACGTGATCCAAATACGAAAGGCTGCGGACTCTGTGATGTCGAAAGGCTTCTTACAGAGAAGGCAGGAAAATGCGCTGACGTGCACTCTGTTTTCACGGCGCTCTGCCGGGCTGCCGGTGTGCCTGCAAGAGAGGTATGGGGAATAAATCTTCCGACAGCTAAAGAAGGTGATATGACCAAGATGCAGCACTGCTGGGCCGAGGTATATATCCCCGGTCAGGGCTGGGTTGTTGCTGATCCTGCGCTTGTTCATAAGGCGGCGCTGACCAAGAAGATGACTCCGGAGGAACTGAAGAAGGCAAAAGAACGTGATTATTATTTCGGTTCTATCGATGAAAACAGGATACAGCTGGGCCGCGCCGAGCATGTTGTGCTGAACCCGCCCCAGTCCGGAGCGCCTCTTATTTATTTCATGTATCCCTATGCTGAGGCGGACGGCAAACAATTGGGTGAAGACCTCTTCGGCTTTAATATCGGCTACAAAATAAGTTACAAGGAATAACGCGGACGGCAAAATGAACAGTAAGAAAATATTGTTTATTACCCCGCCCTACCACTGCGGAGTTGTCGAGGTGGCAGGCAGATGGGTGCCGCTGACGTTTGTTTATCTTGCAGGTGCGGTCCGGAAGGCAGGCTTCGAGCCGGTGATCTATGACGCAATGACAAAGCATCATGGCTTTGCAGAGATCGAAGAGCGAATCAGGAAGGAAAACCCAAGGTTTGTTGCGACCACAGCGATAACCTCTACCGCCCCGGATGCGCTTGAGGTGCTGCGTATTGCAAAGGATATAAATCCGGAGATCATTACGATTATAGGTGGAGTCCACCCCAACTTTATGTACGGGGAAATACTTTTAAGCGGCTCCTGCGACTATGTGGTGCGGGGTGAAGGAGAAGAGACACTCCCTGACCTGCTTATATCGCTTCAGGAGGGCAGCAACCCTTTACGCGTGGCCGGAATCGCATACAAGGAGGGGCATAAGATCCTGGCTACCAGCAAGAGGCCTTTTATTGAGGACCTCGACAGTCTTTTAACTGCGTGGGACCTCATCGAGTGGAAGGACTACCGCTATTTTGTTATTCCAGGAAGCAGATTGGGAGCGGTCAGCACTTCGAGGGGCTGCAACCATAACTGCACCTTCTGTTCTCAACAGAAGTTCTGGAACCAATCCTGGCGCGGCAGGAAACCTGAGAGTGTCGTTGCAGAGATAGAAGAGCTCTATACCTCATACGGAGTGAATGTTATTTTGCTGCCGGATGAGTATCCGACAAAGGACCGGCAGAGGTGGGAGAGGCTGCTTGACCTTCTGATAGAAAAAGGCCTTGGTGTGCATCTGCTCATGGAGACCAGGGCGGAGGACATACTGCGCGACAGGGACATCCTTCATAAATACAGGGCTGCGGGGATCATTCATGTGTACATTGGGGTGGAGGCCACAAACCAGGCGACTCTTGACCTGATAAAAAAGGATGTATCTGTTGAGACCGGGGTTGCTGCGCTCAATCTCCTGCATGCTCATGGCATTATCACCGAGACGAGCTTTATTCTCGGGTTTCCTCATGAGACGAAAGAATCCATCGAGCGGACCCTTTCTCTGGCAAAGCATTACAATCCTGATTTCGCGCATTTTCTTGCCCTTGCACCGTGGCCTTATGCGGACATGCACAAGGAGATGAAGCCTTTCATTGTAGATAAAGACTACAGGAAATATAACCTGATAGATCCGGTGATCAAACCTGCGGCAATGACACTGCATGAAATAGACCGCGCGATAATATCCTGTTACCAGCAGTTTTATATGAGCAAGATGACCGAAATCATGTCTATGGATGACAAATTTAAAAAAGACTATCTTATCCGCTCCATGAAACTGATGATGTCGAGCTCCTTCATTAAGGACAAGATAGGAAGCCTCGGCGTCATTCCGCCCCAAGTCATGACCCTTCTTAAGACAGTGGAGCAGTCATCTGTATCGGTTGAAGGCCAGTCGGACTTCGTTCTTATGGCCGCGAGATCGATTGCTATCGATGCGCCGGTTGATGCGGTCTTTAGTCTTGTGGCGGATCCTGCCAACTGGCCCAAGTTTATCTCCGGGCTCACAGAGATCAGAGGAATTGATTCCGACACGATAACCAATGGCAGTTCCTTCGGCTGGACGTACAGGATCGGCGGATTCACTGTCAGGGGCAATGGCACAGTAGTTGATTATGAAAACGGCAGGGCGCTCACACTCCGGATGCATAACATGATGCCGCTCGAAAAGACAATCCGGTTCGAGGAGTTCGGGGCAGGCACAAAACTCTTTGCTGAGGTTGGCCACCGCTCGCCAGGAAAGGCGTTAAGTGTTGTATTCAATCTTATACGACGGACTGTAAACACCATGGAGGCCAATGCAGTCCTTGCAAAGGTTAAGGAATTATGTGAGGGCAGGAAGGAAACCGAAATGCCGGTCACTTCAAGGTGTCCGGTTAAACGCTTTCTGTAAGGAAAATGCTCCATGTAAATAGCTGGGCATATCTGCTGGCTGCCATACTGATTGATGTAGTCATCACCACATCGATGATTTGTCGCAGGGTTTTGCGAGGTTAGTGCCCTCAGCTCTGATCATCATTTTTTTATAGCCAGGCGGTCACAGCATCGATGATATCATAAAACAACTCTTTCGACCAACTGATCTGACACCAACTGATCAGGAATAGGATCATATTGTCTGATATGAACGTGAACAAGTATACTTATAAAGCGTTATTATGATAGGGAGGAACAAATGAAATTTGCTCTAACAGTGATTAAAAATAAGGTTATTGCCTTAAGGTATGTGTCACTGATAGTTCTGTGTTTAGTAGCGGTTGTCGGTACCGCAATTGCCATTAACTCGGTTAAGGAAGGTCTGGTTGAGTATGTCGGCGCGCAAAAAGATATCTTCAAATCCGGTAAGGCTGCAAGCGTCATATCTCTGGAGGACTTGGCAGATAAAAAGGGCCTTTACGCAATGGGACCAGTTGATGGGCTGGATGGCGAGATCACCATTTTTAATTCTATTCCCTATATCACTAAAGTGCGCGGCAATGATTACACGCTGGACAAGACATTTAAACACGGCGCGTTCTTCCTCGTCTGGTCGGAACAGGCAACTTGGAATGACGTGAAGGTGCCAGTAACGGTAAAAAGCTATATAGACCTTCAAAAGTTTGTTAAAGAGCAGGCTCGGGATGCAGGAATTGATGTAACAAAACCTTTCCCGTTTCTGCTTGCCGGGGCGCCTGCGGAGATCAAGTGGCACATTAATGTGGATCGCACCGAGGGCAAGCCAATCACCAAGGAACTTTTTTTGAAGTCAAAGGAGCCCTATATCACAAAGAATGAGCCAGTTGATATTATCGGGTTCTACTCCGACCATCATGCAGGCGTGTTCCTAACCCAGTTCTCTCCTGCAATCAAGGAAGGCTCCGGCATGGAAAATATGATCCATATTCATCTGATATCGAAGAAGAGCAAGGCCGCGGGTCATATTGATGACATTACGTTTGGCTCTGACATGGTGCTTCGTTTACCAAAACCTGGAATTACCCCGATTCAGTAGACATTCATAAACTACCACACGCAGTCGCCTTTTCGAATTTGGTTAGGCGCGTGCCCGAATACACAAATACAAACGCGCAGACAATAAATTCAATCCAAAGAAGCATCCTTCACCTTGCCCTGAAAAAAATTAAATGCAAATATTTTCCGCAGTTTTTATAATACAGGCAATGAAGCTTATCTTAATAGCACTGGCCTGTCTTGTTAGCATTTTTCCTGCAACGGGTATGTCATCCTCTTTATCAGACATAGGCTATCAGGGTACGCATATCCTCACCCACGGGGCACTTGAAGACCTGGCAAAGGCTTTTGAGAAAAAATACGGTGTTCATGTTTATGTTAAAGGCGGCGGGTGTGCTGACGGCATTGCGGTTGTGGTTAAAGGTGAGCATGAGATGGGCGGTCTATGTTGCCCCTTGCCGTCGGAGAAAGCTCGGAAACTTAACCTGATCCAGCATAAGATTGCGGTTGATATCAAGGCGGTCATGCTGCATCCCAAGAACCCTTTGAACAACCTTACCCTGAAACAGGTGGCAGACATACATAACGGCAAGATCACCAACTGGAAGCAGGTCGGAGGGCCTGAGAAGCCGATTGCCCTGATTTTTAGGGACCATTGCAGGGATATGGCGGAACCTGTACGGGAAGTGCTCGGCATAAAAGGGCCGGTAGCAAAAAAAGCTATTGTCGTAAAAACAGACAAAGAAGTTATCGAATATGTGGAGAAGTTCCATGGTGCGATAGGCATTGCTCCCAGGGTGTTCGCACAAGAGGCGAAAGTGAAGATAGTGAGCGTTGACAAGATCGTTGCCACTCCTGAAAATACTGAGAAAGGCTTGTATCACCTGAAAGGTGACCTTTATATCATTACCAAGGGCCAGCCGGATGGGCTCACAAAGAAATTCATGGACTTTGTCCTGAGCGCTGAAGGTCAGGCAATCATCGGCAAAAACTTTGCCAAAGCGAAATAAAGGATTTAATGAAGGACCTATGGAATAAACTGTCGATCAGATATAAGATCATCTCGATCATTGTTGTCACCATCCTGCTCGTCACAGTCACAATTCTTCCCGCTGTCTCTTACGTTGTCAGAGACGCCCTTCTCAATCAGCAACAGAACCATCTGGAGAGCGTGAAGAATCTTGTCACAAAACTCTTTGAGGACTACCAAAGCAAGCTTACGAACTACACAAAGCTTTTCAGTAATGATAGGGAGATAAAAGATAGCCTCTTTTATCACATCGAGCTTTCCGGTGAACGCGAGCACCCATTGAGAGCTATAACCCGGTTGTTCAAGTCGTTTGATGTCAGCACCCTTGAGATCGGCGATATTCGGGGCCGGGTCGTTGCTGTTGCTGAAACGCCTGACAGGTATAACGATGACAGGTCACAGGATTCGCTCATAAAAACCGCACTTCTGGGCAAGGTGATGTCCGGCATCGTGCTGACGAAGCAGGGATTCATCATTAAGGCATCAGCTCCCATCTTTTACAATGAGAACCAGATTATCGGTACAATCACCGCCGGCATACTCCTTGATGACAGTCTGCTTTCAAAGATAAAGCTGTTGAGCAACACCGATCTTGTTATTGTCGACGCTTCAGGCAGTGTCATATCTTCCACCCTGAAGACTCAAGGGCAAACTGATAGCAAGACTCTTTCAGAAAAAGACCTTTCAGGCAAGCTGCTCATAAAGTTTCCTCTCACCGATAAGACCAATGCTGCTATCGGAACCATTATGATCATTCAGGAAGACAGGCTGCCGGGTATTATTTCGAAAACTCATCTGACCCTTCTGCTGCTCCTTCTGACCATATCCGCCGGGTCGGTCTTTGTTCTGTTCCTTGTACTGAACAAGGTGATGCGGCCTGTGGTAGAACTACGCGAGGGAGCCGAAAGAATCGGAAAGGGAGAGTTCGGTCACAGGATCGAAATTGCATCAAAGGACGAAATCGGCGAGCTTTCAGTGGGTTTTAACAAGATGGCTGCGAATCTTGGAAAAATGCGGAGCATGGAGGAGCGGCTTTATCAGTCTGAGCGGCTTGCGGCAATCGGCAAGTTTGCCGCGGGCATTGCACATGAGATAAATAATCCCATTGGTAACGTGATCGGCATTGCCAAACTAAGGCTGAGAAATACTGAAGACCCTGCTGCGCGGGAGGACCTTGAATCGATCATCAAGGATTCGGGCAGGTGCGCAAACATAATCAAGGACCTGCTTGTATATTCCCGGCAGTCCTCCCCGAAGAAAGAGATGACATCGCTGACCTTTCTTATTGACGGTGCAATTAAAACTGTAATGAATCAGGCCAACTCAAAACAGATCGAGATCGTCAGGGAGATTGATACCGGTCTTCAGGATATCATTGTCGATCCGCTCCAGATGAGCCAGGTGCTGAGCAATATCCTGCTTAATGCAATCCAGTCAATTGAATCATCCGGCAGCATTACGATCAGGACTGCCGTCATAAGCGATAACATGGCCGAGATTTCGATATCGGATAACGGCATCGGCATCAAGGATGAGATTAAGGACAAGATATTCTATCCGTTTTTTACAACAAAGGCAGTGGGCGAAGGCACTGGCCTGGGACTTGCTATTAGTTACGGCATAGTCCAGAACCATGGAGGCGAGATCATTGCAGAGAGCGGAAAAGGAAACGGGAGCACTTTCAGGATCAGGCTTCCCATGGGAGAAGGAAATGGATAGGCCGCTCAGAGTCTTGGCTATAGACGACGAAGAGACCATGCTGAGGATAATCAGGCGGTCTCTTGAACCAGAGAACTGTGTTGTCGAGACTTTCGGCAATGCCTCTGCTGCAATAGAGAGACTTCGCAGCGGTGACCCTGTCGATATTGTAATAACAGACCTCATGCTGCCGGACATTGACGGCTTCAAGGTGATTGAGGAGGCGCATAAGGTTGACAGAAACATATTCGTGATCGTGATCACCGCCTATTCTTCTGTCGAGTCTGCAGTAAAGGCTATACGATCAGGCGCATATGATTTTATTCCGAAACCCTTTGACCCCGAACATATAGCGATCGTTGTCAGGCGGGCTGCTGAAACACGAAGTCTGAAGCTCGAAAACATAGGCCTGAAAAGACAGCTGGAGGGTCTGCCGGGCACAGGCGAAATAATAGGCTCAAGCCTTGCTATGCGCCAGGTATTCAGCATGATCGAAAAGGTCAAAGACACAGATGGAACCGTTCTGATCATAGGGGAAAGCGGTGCCGGCAAGGAGCTTGTTGCGCGGGCAATCCATTATGGCAGCAAAAGGGCACAGAGGCCCTTCATAGCTATCAATTGTGGCGCACTGCCTGACGAGCTTCTGGAGTCCGAGTTGTTCGGTTACGAAAAAGGCGCATTCACCGGGGCGGTTAATAAAAAAACAGGCCTGTTTGAGACAGCTGACGGAGGCACGTTGTTTCTCGATGAGGTCAGCAGCATAAGCCCGATGATGCAGGTAAAGCTGCTCAGGTTTTTGCAGGAGCGGACCTTTATGCGGCTCGGGGGTAATGAAACTATAGGCGTTGAAGTCAGGGTTATTGCAGCTACGAATGAATATCTTAAAGATGCCGTGGACAGGGGAGCCTTCAGAAAAGACCTTTATTACCGGTTGAATGTCATCCCAATCGAGATCCCGCCCTTGCGGGAAAGAAAAGAAGATATCCCGCTTCTCATCAGACATTTTATGAAGAAATTCTCTTCCAAAATGGAGAGGAATATCTCAGGCATAAACAGGGATGCAGAAGAGCTACTCAAAAGATATAAATGGGAAGGCAATGTGAGAGAGCTTGAGAATGTTATTGAAAGGGCGATTACGATGACGGATGATCATCTCATCACCACGGAGGACCTGCCCGATGAAATCAAAACTGAAAGTGAAGCACTGCCGGCAAGTTCTGCAGCGTATCCAAAAAACCTCACCCTTTTCGATCTTGAACGGCTTCATATTGCGGATGTTTTAAAGTCCGTAGGCGGCAACAAGAGCAAGGCTGCCCGCATTCTCGGAATCGATTACAGCACCCTCCGCAGGAAGCTTAATGCCATGGACATATCCGTAGAGTAAATTGCGCTGGTTAGTGCATTTTGCCTCAGTATTTTGCCCATAGTCCAAAGGCTTACGTTTCCCCTCCCTCGGTAATCTGCCTGTTCCAAGCCTTTTCTGCACAATAAATTGGAGAACTCACTTCTGGCATGATAGGTGCAATAAAACTCGTGCGTGGAGGTGACAAAGAACTTACAATGTATTGTCTTTACATAATAATCAAAACCAACCTGAGGAGGTAATGTATGAGGAGATTTCTAAAGTATTGTTTTGTCGCCTTGATTGTCGTTGGCCTGAGCAGTCTTGCGTATGCAGCGGTAGCAAAATGGATCTTCGTGCCGAATGCGGCGTCAAAGACCCTTTCATTTGTTGATCCGCAGAAGGATATGGTCATTGGCCATTGTGAGACCGGGGCTACAGGCTGGCTTGCCTGTCTTACGCCTGATCTGAAAAAAATCTATGTCGGTGAAAACGGAGGCGACTCTTTCACGGTTATAGATGCAATGACTCACAAAACCCTGAAACACATCAAAACAGGAAAGAACGTCAAGCATCCGCTTGTAACCCCTGACGGCAAGTATGTTCTTATCAATCATACCGGCGAGGTGAAAGCTGTCCTCTTTGATGTCAAGACCGACAAAGAGCTGAAGACCTTTGCTGTTGATCACCAGAACAAGGAGCAAAAAGGCCCGTTGATGATGCACTCAGCGTTTACCTGGGACAGCAAGTTCGCTTTTGTCCAGTAACAAGCAGGTCTGGATTGTGTATGAAGGCAACGATGCTGCTAAGATCAAGCCGTCCGTTTCGATTGTCGACATGGCCACCTTTAAGGAGGTAAAGAAAATTGAAATCCCTACCTCTGAGGGCGAGGTTATTGAAGGCCATCACGGGATATTCACACTGGACGGGAAATTATTCTATTACTGTAATCGCGGTCCTGGTCCGAAATTCGGCGGTTCAA comes from Nitrospirota bacterium and encodes:
- a CDS encoding sigma-54-dependent Fis family transcriptional regulator; the encoded protein is MDRPLRVLAIDDEETMLRIIRRSLEPENCVVETFGNASAAIERLRSGDPVDIVITDLMLPDIDGFKVIEEAHKVDRNIFVIVITAYSSVESAVKAIRSGAYDFIPKPFDPEHIAIVVRRAAETRSLKLENIGLKRQLEGLPGTGEIIGSSLAMRQVFSMIEKVKDTDGTVLIIGESGAGKELVARAIHYGSKRAQRPFIAINCGALPDELLESELFGYEKGAFTGAVNKKTGLFETADGGTLFLDEVSSISPMMQVKLLRFLQERTFMRLGGNETIGVEVRVIAATNEYLKDAVDRGAFRKDLYYRLNVIPIEIPPLRERKEDIPLLIRHFMKKFSSKMERNISGINRDAEELLKRYKWEGNVRELENVIERAITMTDDHLITTEDLPDEIKTESEALPASSAAYPKNLTLFDLERLHIADVLKSVGGNKSKAARILGIDYSTLRRKLNAMDISVE
- a CDS encoding HAMP domain-containing protein; this translates as MKDLWNKLSIRYKIISIIVVTILLVTVTILPAVSYVVRDALLNQQQNHLESVKNLVTKLFEDYQSKLTNYTKLFSNDREIKDSLFYHIELSGEREHPLRAITRLFKSFDVSTLEIGDIRGRVVAVAETPDRYNDDRSQDSLIKTALLGKVMSGIVLTKQGFIIKASAPIFYNENQIIGTITAGILLDDSLLSKIKLLSNTDLVIVDASGSVISSTLKTQGQTDSKTLSEKDLSGKLLIKFPLTDKTNAAIGTIMIIQEDRLPGIISKTHLTLLLLLLTISAGSVFVLFLVLNKVMRPVVELREGAERIGKGEFGHRIEIASKDEIGELSVGFNKMAANLGKMRSMEERLYQSERLAAIGKFAAGIAHEINNPIGNVIGIAKLRLRNTEDPAAREDLESIIKDSGRCANIIKDLLVYSRQSSPKKEMTSLTFLIDGAIKTVMNQANSKQIEIVREIDTGLQDIIVDPLQMSQVLSNILLNAIQSIESSGSITIRTAVISDNMAEISISDNGIGIKDEIKDKIFYPFFTTKAVGEGTGLGLAISYGIVQNHGGEIIAESGKGNGSTFRIRLPMGEGNG